aagcggcacaattgtaaaagatttatcACTAaattagcccaaaaaaaaaaatttatgattgatttgacacaattgcaataggtctAGGAATTTTTTGACATTCTCCCCATGCTGacatccaaattttcaattaaggGACTGTACATACATGTCATAAGAAAACTAGGGATCGAATTCATCAATGACGATAAAATTTAGacaagaaaagtacaaaaaaaaaaggttataaacatattatattagtaaaattcaattataaaccttttacttggatcaattaaatcctaaacattttgcatttatgctaattgagtccatccaatGGATTTTGGCTTGAAATCACTGACATAAATGCTGGCCATCATATATGGTACGACCGGCATGACGTagacaaattttgcaaatttttgatattttttcgattattattatttttccattgtGGCCGGTGAGGGTCATGGCCCTCATTTAGGCCATGGGTGGCCTCGAGTGAGGGTTGCCAAGCTctcactagatctagcaagggtggcCCTAACCCAGGCTGTGATGGCCAAGCCCTAGCGGcgacttttataatttttctttaattgttttccttttcttttctttgcgcTAGGCACTGGCGACCAATGCTTATACTAGCCAAATCGAATCTGTTAGCTTTTAATATTAGTTTACATAAGTTCACCACAATTTTTAGATCACGTTAAGCATTTCCGGCAAGGTGGTAATTTTAAATTCATACAATTTGACAAAGCACCCACATGCCGCAAGATAAAAgcatatatttttatcattgacTTTTTCACCTTCTTGAATATAATTAACGGAGTTAGATGGAAGCCTGGCGTTTCACTTTTCAGTTTCCCCGCGATGCTTTTTCCATTGTTGACCATACATAAGAAAGAGTAGCTTCAATTAGGAATGTGCAAAGGAACCAAAAACCGCTCGGAATGAGACCAGATCGGCCTAGAATGGCGATTCCTACGGGGACTGGtttggttctcggttccaatttaatggaattgGTGAGTATTGGTCCGGTTCTTGATTCTAGGCATGGATCCGTTTACCTATCTACCAAGactagacacacacacacacacacacacacacacacacaaagaaATTCCAtttcaattacttaattattttttagttttttgacCAATATATATGTTCGTATATATGTAGTTATTTAAcattattgattaattttgtCTATTAGGATTAatccttgtattttttttttcattctaataatctgTTTACTTACTTTTTCAGccgaaaacaaaataaacaaagaggAAGGATGGGACCGATTGGAGATGCTCATAATGTTGTGGCATTTTGTCGTCATAATACAAAATTAAGAGTCAATGGCTAGTTTTAAGAGCACCATCATATCTCTCCTTAGCCATCTTGGCAATTAAATTAGATTGACGTTGAAAAGAAGATGGGTTAGCGATTAATATTTTAACTGCCGTGGAGGTTAGGACTTCTAATGTAGAGTTTAATTTTCCACATGTTCTTGTTGTTGGGGAACCCTAAGAGGACCACACCATAAACTTTAAAGAAATTAAGTGCCTAGCAAATTAATATTGTCTATTTATTTCGCCCTATAGTTTTCAAtctttaatcaaaatcaatggctCACATTTTAACACAAATTTAAGGCCGTACAAGCTTTGGTTAGAAACTAAGTTCACCAttatattgattgatgaatataaTGTTGTAGGGATTGGGGATTAGTCCCATGGACCCACTTGGGAATCGGACCGGATCGATAATCCAGTTCCTGAGTGGATTCATGAAACCAATCGGTCATTATTAAATGGTTCGAGTTCCAACATGAGAATTGCTCCTGGACCATGCTCATCCTTAGCTTCAATGCCACTCTCTCCCTCACCTACTCACACTTTTTATTCCAACTTtcaagctttttcttctttacttttaGTGAACTTTTCActtatttttatgcaattacctaaaaaaaaaaaacttcttttttGTGCTTGGTAAACAATTATTGACATGACAAACACGATATATCATAGTgcactatataaaaatataacttCATCTCAACACAATCTTAACATATTTTGATTCACGTTAATAGTATGTCTAAATATGTATTATATTTATCGATTTTGcacttaattttacttttatccgATGCGCAGTTTGTAATTAGTTCTTGAAGTGAAATTGACAATGTTCCGTAGCAACTGTATTGGTGTCAAAATCATATATGCTGATCCTATGTTAGTTTGATGTCTTTCAAGTCATCTATATACTTCCAAacttaagaaataaaaacactGTGATTTTTCCCCAACTTTTAGCTTGCTGCATCCAATATGAtgtaattaatcaatttaaataaGTAGTGTCCCAAACTTTTAACGATCTCtcaattatgaattttttttaaagaaaattaaaagaaaaaaaattacattcaaTGTATACCTACTCATCTCACCAATTTAGATAAGGAGTACGTTAtcattaaaaatcattaaacatCCTCGGGCATACGATAAATATGTTAGTGCATTACATATCTATGATTTAATCCTCTCCAAAAGCTTGGTAAAGATAGTTCAAAGTACAACTTTTAATCTTAGAAAAGATTTGGCTGAAATAATtgtggggagaattaccaaaaaagtcataaacattttacaattgtgccaatttagtcataaatttattttttaaccaattgagtcataaaccttttacggTTGTGCTAGTTTAGtctttcggccaaaattggttggtGGCACTAATGTGGCCACCGaccacaattttttaaaatattttatttttggaattattttattaatttttttaatcttctctctctctctctctctctctctctctctctctctctcttcccccctccttcttcctttggctttgACGACTGACCAACCCTCGCCAATTGCTAGACTAAggcggctgggcgagcttgccTCATTGTTGTTGGGTGAGGGCAGCCACTGGTGAGGTGAATCCTCATTGGATTTGGTGGGGGCTTGCCTCACCTCGCTTGATTTGAGTGAtggtgagggctcgcctcgccatcGTTGGGTGAGGActccctcaccggatctagcgagggctcacCCCACCAGTGTCTGGGTGAGCTCTTAGGCAGATTTGGTGAAGGAGTCCTCACCTAGCGATGGTGAGGGGGGCCTCACCATCGCTGAGTTTGGTGAGgcaagccctcgctagatctagtggGGGCTCGCCTCACcagtggttgggcgagcttgccCTTGCCTAGCAATGAAAAGGCAAGTTCCTTGGCCACCTCAGTTCGGGGACCTATGAGGGCTAGTTGGTTGctagagccaaaggaagaaggagggaggggtaatgatttcatttgggtagtggtcaaCAAACTAATGAAATAGGCATACAGAAGTGTATGTGTGTCAGATAGTTCTTCTACATGGAGTGCCGATGACTAAGTTATATTGGATCCAGACCTGAGGTTCTCAGTTTCAGCAGAACAGTTAGATGTGCCTTTTGACGCATTGCATAGTAGAGCGTGCAAAGAGCCAGGGtgttgagatgaagtcaaggaaAGAATGATCACAGGCCTAGAGTCAATCTAGCAGTCAGTGGATGCCATGGCAGTGATCAGATGCAGATTAAAGATCGCTTAGAGCATACAAAAAGCTACGCaaataagcgtcgaaggtctttgaaATTCCAAGTCGGTGATCACGTTTTTttaaaggtgtcaccaatgagaggaacttcgcgctttgggaaaaaaggaaagttgagtccgaggtacataggtccatttatttaattgagctttattttgtgctgaaatgaattaattgtgattatatgattattttcctgaattaattggataattaattgaaaaataacggAGTGTCAGTTAACagcaccaaaaatgttttggtggactacagaTAAGAGTGAGAtttgtggaaagaaaatcataatattttggctaaggctgaTAATGTACCCACACATGTgtacttttataaaaaataataaaaatggtaaaattgagTATGCCATATATAGAATTGCATGTataccggctcggtgactctatatgtcatcttgagacaGGACAATATGATCTACCAGCTCGGTGACTTTATAGGTTATCTTGAGACAATATGGTATGATGTACTGGCTTGATAATTCTACAAATCATCTTGACACGATATGGTATGATAAATTTTGTGTATACCGGCttggtgactctatatgtcatcttgagacaTGATGGTATGATCtaccggctcggtgactctacATATTATCTTGAGACAGTATGGTATGATATACCAGCTCGATAATTCTACATATCACCTTGAGATAGTACGGTATGACATTgatataccggctcgatgactctctTTGTCATCTTGAGACATGATAGTATGATTTGATAGCttgatgactctatatgtcgttTGGAGATGGgatactatatatatatcaccTAGGGTGAGTAATCTTGGATGTTGATcagacttatagatagtatggaaTGGGCCGACCAAGAAATGGTCGTGATGAAatgtaatcgactagatcgatcGATTGATAATTCGATCGCAATTGATTAGGTGGTGTGATGCAATGTGTtcgtgtatatttgatatatatactaacttgtaggaaggaactgaggccaaggtaagttctctgacccgtgttgtgcttaggcagcccatGCGACATATTGTTTTACTAATcaggtcttaaggggtagaacttgttgagacatagtctcatcccgattgtgggacaacattttaaGTCCCTAGATGCAGTAGACTTGATTTTGAAGATCTTGGAAGTCCGGTATAGTCTGCTCAAGGCTTCAGTTGGAGTGTGGgggatgatgaagaggaggacgagGTTCCGTAGTTTATGGAACCCCACCCCCATTTGTAGACCTTGATTCTGATTCTGAATTTGTTTAAGTTGAATCTGGAGTAATAgtttgctatatatatatatatatatatatatatatatatatatatatatatatatatgtgcactgatttgcaatgtatataagcgTGGTTGTTTTTGAAAGTTCGGAATTTAGTCCTACTTTcatatcccattgttttattgtctagagATATTTTATctacttccgcatgcgtattaaaataaaagggtcggcgatgcatcctgggacgtTGCTATAAATCGActaggtgagggatgggcacgcgttcaaggatcagggcgtgacaccaAGTTTCCGGCATTCTCAAATGGCAATCGGATTTCAAATGTCACTCATAGGTTTGTATATTGCTGCCTAAGTACACTCAAATCATTATCATCCATTCTATTGCTTTGAGATGCACCAGATATGCACGAATGCATTTCATGTAAGTTGCATGAAAAATGCATGTGGGATGCACGTGATATGCATGAGCTTGCAGGCCGACGAAGCTTTCGGTGACCGGTGAGCTTGAGGTATTATTTGAGATAAGGTTAGCCATTTCCAAGTCTTCTTTGGGTCAAAGGTCCACTTTGAGGAGGTCTCTCCTCATGcctatatttgaaattttcccgattctatatatttttcatttgtgtaCTTTAGGTGCTTGACCTAGCGAATACATTGTTCATtgtttttttatcacaaaattgaGTTTGTCGAATCGATAAAATCATACCATTGGtaagaaaaaatcaattgtGTCTTGACTTTGACGGCATGCGTACTGTATTTATTGATGAAGTGATGATATAAAGGGAGAACACGAGGCGGGATGCCTTTGGAGAGAGGAGTAGTGGATTGAGATTGAGTTTGCTGGGTCATTCTCATGATGTCTCTCGAAACAAAAGCCAGTAAGTAGTTCCGTTTAGACCTTGCCATCTTAGACATCTTTCTACCTTCTCTGGCCTCAATCATGATGTGACACTAAAATGATATAAGAATAAGTTTTGATATTAAGGCGAGCGTCATATACAAAAGTCATGacatttttaatattcttttcccAATTATTGAAAGAGTGAAAAAAAtgttcaaatctttctagaaaGGAATCCATGTAGTGGTAAAAAAGATAATATTAGATAGTTTGTCctccatttaattaaatttataaatcaaCTCATCAATCGATTATGATGTTGCACAAGGGATGAAAATAGTCACGCTtgtgtcacggtccgtgaatcctcccgtactcgtgacactcGTGAGCGGTGCttggggttatcgagtgaagagtgaggaggCAGAGGGGACGAACACAACTAGTTCGTGGGAGTGGCGTTAGGACGGTtcgtgctaggagttctaggataaaaatattatatcacttaggagttCTGAAGACGGGATTAGCCTCTCGTGCATaaactggtcgggagctgatgcTGCTCTCCGGATGAGTCCATGGCATGCTGAAACTAGTTGTTAAGCCTAAAGAGATATGCTGTCTCACTTGATAGACTAGATGCCCAAGCGAAGCTGGGCGTGGTACGATCTCGTACAAAGAAGCTATTCACCGTATTGTTCGCtggaacaactatagaaggaaagCTGGCTTAGCAAATTCCGCTCACCAAGTGTCACACGAGTCGTTCCGCGGCTAAGGGAACTGTCAGCCCGTAACACATAGTATCAAAGCAGGAATCCCTTCAGTAAGTGGGTGAGTCAAAGAATTGGACTTTGCGCTCTAGTGTGGGTTGAACTGAGAAGTACTAGTGGTCTACTCGGTCCTATGAGGGCGGAGAGTGAATAGCCGGGGCAAAAGGTGCTCGGACAAAGTATGGCTCTTTAAAGCCCCTAGGATGACAATGGGGGCATTAGGAAGAGTCAGTTCCTCGTCAAGCGGACAGTGGGTGTGAGAAGAACCGAATCCTCGCTGAATAGAGATAATGTTCCTGGATCGATCGGTAAATTCAAAGAAGAGGTCTACTGCCACAttttcaacaaggaaagaacctccatttggTTTGTTGGGGTCAAGATGCTTAGTAGGAAAAAATGGTGCTGCCAAAAGATGCAATTGgcgaaaaatgccacacttgccaaaGAAAGTGCAGGTGACCGAGAAGGGCCCAAACAGCTGAGATCAAAATAGACTACCAATGGagcaaaacctgttttgttgggCGAGCGTGACCATTCGATGTGAAATCccaaaagtgatgcatcaatggTTAAGGTACACGAGGAAGCGACAAAATAGATCGCAACGAGGGTGTTGCGAAATTGAGTGGGGAAGAATGTCATGGTCCGTGAATCCTTCTGTACTCGTGACACATGTGAGCGGTGCTTGGGGTTATTGAGTGAAGAGTGAGGTGGTAGAGAGGATGAACACAATTAGTTTGTGGGAGTGGCGTTAGGATGGTTGGTGCTAGAAGTTCTAGGATAGAAaaattatatcacttaggagctctgaaggcgGGGTTGGCCTCTTATGCACAAACTAGTTGGGAGCTGATGCCACTCTCCTCACGAGGTcatggcaggccgaaaccagttgttgaacTTAAAAAGATTTGCTGTCTCACTCGATAGACTAGACACCTGAGCGAAGCTAGGCGTGGTACAATCTCGTACATAGAAGCTATTCATCGTATTGTTCGCTGGAACAACTATAAAAGGAAGGCTAGCCTGGCGAATCCTACTCGCCAGGTGCCACAGGGGTCATTCCATGGCCAAGGGAACTGTCGGCCCGTGACACTTGCCTCTAGCGCATGCATGAAACGAAGTCTATATTATTGAGCTAAAACTTGAGCTTGTTTTGTCTCACTTATAAAATCCAAATATTACCCTTGTATTTGATTGTAAGAtgataacataattttttttttaatcaagaagGCATCATATGTTTACATGACTAATAATTTATTCTCAGCAAACGGAATGAGCCGTTTTATGCACACAACGAAGCAAACAAAATCACAGAATCTGATCAAACGAACAAAGGGAAGGTCATAATAAGGGGACCAAAACCCGTTGCGTACTACTTGGCCTCGCCTCATTTCGATTTCTATTCAATACCGATACAGACTTAAAGTTTAGAAATTACTTAAGAGTAATCATTCTTATGGCTGGTGCATGAGGAGGTGAAGCTCTTGTGGAAGAGAAAAGTGTCAAGCTCTTGAGCTGCATGAGGTGTGATGAAAAATAATGCGAAAGATTTGTGCCAAATTTTGTACTTAAAACATAGGTAAGTCAATCACATGGAAGATTTTTATGCCAAGTCAATCACTATGgtgctaaaacttttaaaactATCACCTTAATGCCACAACTTATTAGGGGATCACTAAGTGATATAAGTAATTTATATCGTTGGAAAAATAgacttaaatattattttaataatgtaCACTTGCTCAAGTTATTTAAATGGATGCTTTTGAAAAGTCTGAAAAGTTTGAGCATCAAAATTATTCCTCATAAAGTTTTGGCATCGAATTGATTGATCGTATAGTTTTGACACTGAACTTTATATTAAGTGTGACGTGCTTCGCTGTTCGAGCTGGCAATACATTTTTCGGATCATTCATGTAAGACTTTTAATGCTGCCTATCATgttaaaaacataattttttctGAAGTACGCTTTGTCATATACATTGTCATATATAGGCCAAATGCCAGATAAAAGCACCAACTTATACCTTAGGACAAAAATAGTCTCAAATCACACGAAAAAAAGCATGACGAAAAATGTCCAACGGGTCCAACGGATATAAAGAAACGACTTTATACCCTCTAGAGAAAAATAACCCCATGTTCAAAAGACCCATAAAAAGGCATGGATTTTTACTCAAGCGACAAAAATATTGATCATTGGTTTTTTCGTCAAATTTATTTGGCATCTCACGTGACCAATGATTGTTCATGCACAATAGACATGTCAACCAAGCCAAAACAACTTCAGTGCTTACACTATAATGGATTAGTTGCTCAGTTTGCTTAAGTAGAGATCATTTGGAACCCTAATTTGCAAACTCGAAACTCAACCAGACTTCacgattttccaaaaatctaCAAATTAGCTCAAAATGTATATTTAACCAAACCATACTTTGCGGACTCATCTTGTGGTGAAACCCTTGCCATCTAATCTACGAATTCGATTGGGAGCTAAACTCTTTTCTCTTCGTTATCTAAAGAGAATGAACCAAAATACTATTGAAACAACGTCTTCTTAGTTTAAATGTTTACGGCGTTGATTTGGCTCAACTGATGCGTCCATAGTACCCGTTAACATCATTAGCCGTTGTAGACGAAAAATAAGCCCTTTGGTCAGAAAAGCTATTCGTTATTTTTGTCGCTCGAGCAAAACTTTGTGCTTTAATTTGGGATCATTTGAAAAATGGGTTTAGTTTTGTCCTAAGAATGAAAacttgtccttttcttttattcggTGGATATTTGTCCTTTAAGGgaaagtttttgcttttttcgaATCTTTGAAAACTGGGGTTTTGTTTGTGTTGAGAGTACAACAAATTCATGCtcccattttttggaatttttggccGTCAGTTCACTAGCAAATCGTATTCTTGAAAATTGTGCAAGTAGACTGCATGAACAGGAATAAATCTTACGGAGCATGATACCATCATGAGTGGAAAAAATACAATGGGATGTGGGCCTCATTTTCTTTCTGTTGCTTCTAAATCAGTCAAGTACTTGCATGCAGTGTTTTCTTAAAAGTGGCTTTACAGagttaataattcgtgcatccgatgttttttttttttttttggctgaagaTGCCTTAGAGTTTCGAAGGCACCAAAGAAGTAAAACACCGTTAACTAGGTCAATCCAAGAAGAGCATGCTGGTGAGTAGtgaagaattaagaaagaggacgTAAAACACACATTTAACTAGCTTGAGAACCACTTTTCTAGTCAAGAAGGCATCATATGTTTAAATGACTTTTGGTTTATTCTTTAACAAACATGACAACTGTTTTAGACACGCAACGAAGCAAGCAGAGCACAGAATCTGATTAAATACGATCCAACGATCCGATTCTAGTCAAGGTCAAGGGGACTCCATACTGGGGATGAGTAGTGAGCATAGGAATAGGGGCATGCTTGTAAGAAGGAGATAGCTGCATCGAGAAATTCTGCAAAATCAAGGTCAGAGCAACTTTGGCTTCAGTGAAAGAAAAGTTTTGGCCAATGCAATTTCTAGGACCCCAACTGAAAGGGAGAAAGCAGAGCTTGTTCTTGGTTGCTTTTGAGACTCCCTCGGAGAATCTCTCTGGATTGAACTCTTTGGCATCATCACCCCAAATCTCTGGATCATGGTGGATCAGGATCGTCGGCACAAAAAGCACAACTCCTGGACGTACTTGTATATCTCCCAAATTGGTTGTCTTTTGAACTGTTCTCATCATCATAAGTCCAGGCGGATATAACCTGAGCACCTCGTTCAGTATCATGCTTACCTGCATAAAAATCAAGTTGTTGTCAACCTGTTTTTATCCAAAAAGACATTGAAAATGTAACAATTACATTATCTAAACCTTGCCTAGTGGACCAAATTTATCAAACTTAATATCATTCCTGTGCTCTACGTTGTAACTTCGATGGCACAATCCATATGTCTCCATTCTCCATAGcctatatatattttctttcggTTTGGGGACAGGGAAGAACAGCAATTAGATTTTAGGTCAGGTGGTCAcaatatttccttcaatttttggCCTTCCATTTTCATccgttctttctttctccttttttttgtgTGCAAAAAACCATTTAATTTGATGAGAGTTTTGAAATTCAAGCATATACTTGAAATCTAGATAAACAGCAGACAACAATACGATGAGAATCCTTACAATTTTTAGCCGGCTCGACCCATCAAAATCAGGTTTGTTGTTACCGAAAACTTGCAGGACTTCCTCTCTTGCCCTGTCTTGCCATTTTTGGTACTTGCTCAACAAAATCAGAGTCCAAGTCAGCAAAACAGCAGTCGTCTCTTGACCCGCAAAGTTGAATGCTTTACACTCTCCAATCACATCCTCCATGCTCATACCCTTTTGATCCGAAGACTCTCGAATTTCTTTCATGTTTGATTTTAGCAACAGTCCCaagagatcatcatcatcatctgctCTTCCTTCCTTCATTGTCTTCTCTCTTTTGGTCACTATGTCTTCCAACAATCCTCTTACTTTGCAGTTGATTTCTTTCATCCTCTTCCGCAGTTTGGTAGGCAAGAGgctgcatttttattttattttattttatgtttttataagaaaattaaCTTCAAGATGAAAACTTCACACATTAATTTAGTTTCTACAAGTTATACGTGTCCCGGTACATAAATGCACCCAACCATTTTCATCCATTCTATTGAGTATAGAGGTTGGAAAACAGCAATCTCAGTAAGAGCTCGATAGAAGATTTGCCTTACTAGACATTGTTTTGAGAGGAAAAAATTGCAGCGTGCCCTATATGCTACCTTGCAATTACAATCCAACCACTATCCATGAATAGCAAAATCATAAGAACATTGACTTTAGAAACTTTTCTAGTTCCTTGTGTGGCAAGATGCTTAAAGATCGATCAACACATGATTTGCAAAATCACGAGTCAATTGTGGAAAGTTGCAACTGACTCGATGGATAAGGAATGAGGAAGTCAAAGTGAATTTTGGTACTCTCTTTTCTTGTCAAATGCTTTTGAAACAGTTAAAGATCTTTGGATAAATGATTGCTAAATCAATCTCGACTTACCTCCACCGGGAATAAACACGAACTGAAGAATCTTGTTAGTGAGGGCAATTTGTTCTTGTTGAAGGGGAGGATGCTCTTGACTCGGTTGTAGGTTACACCGAAAGCAGCTCTACAGAGTACATCACCCGTCAAATGCTGAAGGTCAGGCCACACATCCACTTCGCCTGCCAAACTTTGCTTCTTCCATCCCTAATCATCTCCTCACAACTTGAACATGTTGCAGTTACTACATACTGTAATTATTCAACAATTAGAAAGCTAAATGAATTGAATGTACAAAGTTCTTAACTATCAATTATTTTAAGTTCCGTTAGATGTTGCAACTGGTAAAGAGACTATTAGCTGCAAACCATAATACCTTCAACTTCTCATAGTGAAAAGCCGGGTGGATGATCTTTCTATGTTTGACCCATTTCTCACCCTCAATCATGATGAGCCCTGATACTAAGAGATCTTCCGTGGCCTTGGGATGTGGCTTTTCGAACTCATTGATCCGTGAAAATATTTGTTTCAACATGTCTGAGTCCATGATGGTCAATACAGGCGTTGGCCCAAACCATGTAAAGCAAAGCTTCCCtgcaacatatattttttacaTAATTTATTGACCATCGGTCGCTTCATAGCtgtcattcatttttcatgttacTTTTCCTAAAATCGACACTCAATGTTTTAAAATTTACATTATTGCAGGATTTTCATGAATATATCTCGATACACCTTCTTATGAGTTGAAATTGTATACTATTTTATACCAAGAAATTGAGTTTGTCAAATCAATGATATTATACCTTCGGCTAACAGTTCAACTGTATCTCTACTTTGATGCAATGCGTACCGTATTTCTTGATGGAGTGATGAAAGAAAGGGAGCAAGCGAGGCGCGACGTCATTTGAGAAAGGAGTAATTGGTTGAGATTGTGCTTGCTTGCCCATTCTCGTGTTGTCTCTCAGGTCTTGAAATAGAAGACTGTAAGAGGTTCCATTTAGACCTTGCCGTCTCAGACATCTTTCTAGCTTCCTCGGCTTCAGCCAAAACAAACACAGTACTTTCCATGCACAAGTGAAGAAGGTGATTAGAACAAGGGAGAGAACGATTGAATATGCTGAGGACAGTTCCATATTCCACACTAAACATATGACACGCTCGTCTTGTT
This Eucalyptus grandis isolate ANBG69807.140 chromosome 7, ASM1654582v1, whole genome shotgun sequence DNA region includes the following protein-coding sequences:
- the LOC104455007 gene encoding cytochrome P450 CYP72A219; amino-acid sequence: MDSGWIVIASLLPTKLRKRMKEINCKVRGLLEDIVTKREKTMKEGRADDDDDLLGLLLKSNMKEIRESSDQKGMSMEDVIGECKAFNFAGQETTAVLLTWTLILLSKYQKWQDRAREEVLQVFGNNKPDFDGSSRLKIVSMILNEVLRLYPPGLMMMRTVQKTTNLGDIQVRPGVVLFVPTILIHHDPEIWGDDAKEFNPERFSEGVSKATKNKLCFLPFSWGPRNCIGQNFSFTEAKVALTLILQNFSMQLSPSYKHAPIPMLTTHPQYGVPLTLTRIGSLDRI